A DNA window from Impatiens glandulifera chromosome 7, dImpGla2.1, whole genome shotgun sequence contains the following coding sequences:
- the LOC124909784 gene encoding uncharacterized mitochondrial protein AtMg00810-like yields the protein MVVVLFYVDDIILMGSNYDEVARLQDELSLRFEMKKLGELGTFLGLQIESFDKGLLVSQINYAKKLVENFGMTDGKKSYNPLDVNPRISGKSDLSCYRVYQILVFIVLLWEVIYLTITRLDIAYAVGVMQNLSCKDMQMLTLLEIETIEGPHMGLFFFVETLEYLGVVGNKDRYYCLQQKRNTKHQLT from the exons ATGGTGGTGGTTCTtttttatgtggatgatataaTCTTGATGGGTAGTAACTATGATGAGGTTGCTCGTCTACAAGATGAGCTATCGCTTCGctttgagatgaagaagcttGGTGAACTTGGAACATTCCTTGGTTTACAAATTGAAAGTTTCGATAAAGGTTTATTGGTATCGCAGATCAACTACGCAAAGAAGTTGGTAGAAAATTTTGGTATGACTGATGGAAAAAAGAGCTATAATCCTCTCGACGTAAATCCTAGAATCAGTGGGAAGTCTGATTTATCGTGTTATCGTGTCTACCAGATCCTCGTCTTTATCGTGCTCTTGTGGGAAGTGATTTATCTAACTATAACAAGGCTTGACATTGCTTATGCAGTTGGAGTG ATGCAAAATTTGTCTTGTAAGGATATGCAGATGCTGACTTTGCTGGAGATCGAGACGATCGAAGGTCCACATAtgggtttgtttttctttgtggaaACACTCGAATATCTTGGAGTAGTAGGAAACAAGGATCGGTATTATTGTCTACAACAGAAGCGAAATACGAAGCATCAACTCACGTAG